The following nucleotide sequence is from Candidatus Chromulinivoraceae bacterium.
TTGAAGATTGTCTGGATTACAATTTCTACCGGCCGCACAGCATGCTCCGCATGCTGACGCCCGTGGAATACCTCCAAGGCATTCCAGGCTACGAGAATGCTACACTGGATATTAGTGTCCTATATGTTTAGGAGCCCGACCCCTGCAAACTAAATACATGAGCATGTCAGGAAAACAGCGACACACAAATAGCCGTTTTTTATAGAAAACCATCCTAAGAAACGCTTTTAAGACAGCAGGCTCCGACTTCAAGATCTATAACGCTAAAGATCGCTGCCCAATAGGTCTTCTAAACGGGCGGACTCAACTAGCACAATGCCAAAGGGCTGTACTTTCACAAAACCATCGCTCTTAAGCTTATGCATCGTCCGGCTAATTGTCTCACGAGAGAGACCAGAGCGTTTAGCTAGGTCATTTTCAGTGAGAGGAACGACAGTATTGCCCTCGGCGTCTCGTTCGCCGAAGCGATAAGCGGCATTGAGTATCTCAAAGATGAGGCGAGTCCGAGCGCTGCCGCCCATAAGATGCGCCATGCGTCGCAATAGGCCGTCAGTACCGCTATAGACGCGAGATAAAAGGTCAAACATCACATCAGGATTATCCTTTATAAATGAGACCGCTTTTCGAGCAGGTGCTATGCGCACCGCCGCAGACGTTGAGGCTTCAAAAAAATAGTAGTTTGGCGTCTTATTGATCGCCATAGACATCGGGAAGAATGCACCTGGTTTAAAAACATTAACCACAACCTCATTGCCAGCAGATGAAATATCATACTGCGTAACGGTGCCCTCGACAATGTAAAAAATATTCTTGAGCGTTTCGTCGGGACGAATTAAAACTTCACCTTTCTCGAGCCGCTTAAGCGGAAAGGCTTCGTAAAAATCTTGAATTGTCTTTTTAACCTCTTTGTCCATCATTTCCGTCTTACGCTCATTGTACTATACGAGCGTAGTGTCGTCTAATTGCTTTGCAGCACTAGATAAGCGGTGACTATTTAGGAAGCAAAATACTAAAAACGGAACCTTTTCCGAGCGTGCTTTTTGCACTCAGTGTGCCGCCAAGCTCGCCGATAATTTTAACGGCAATGGCGAGTCCTAACCCGTGACCAGACGCCTGGGATCGTGATCTATCAGCCCGGTAAAACCTATCAAACATGTGTTCCATATCATCTTTAGTCATACCGTAACCCTCATCTTTAATATGAAGGATCGCATGTTTTTCCGTCACTTCAGAGGAAAGATAAATACCCTTATAAGATTCGCTGTATTTTATTGCATTATCAAGCAGAATAACAACAAGTTTGATAAGTTTTTGTTCGTTACTTACAACTGAGACTATCTCAACATCGTTATGAAGTACAATATGATGTTCATCGGCAAGTGGTTTGATTTGATCGCTCGCAGCCAGAACGATTTTGTACAAATCTGTTTCTTTCTTCTTTCCGACTGTTTCACTAGCTGCGAGATCTAACAGGTCATCACTCAACTGCTTGAGTTGATTAAGATCACGTACGTTCTGTTCGATGCTTCTGCGAGCATCGGTTACGGTCAGTTGCTTCTTACGAAGCGTCACCTCATTTGTAAGCAGGAGACTCGTTAATGGCGTACGAAGTTCATGGGACGCATCGGCAATAAATCGTTCTTGTATCTTCATAGCACTCTCAATAGGTTTAAGCGTCTTACGAGCCAAGAGGTAGCTGATACCGCTGCCTACAAATAATGCAAAAATATTAAGCAACGCGAGATTCATCACCAGGCCTGCTTTTGTGTTCTCAGCTTGTTGTCGAAGCCATTCATTTATTTCATGATCTGGGTCGTGTAAATAAACTTCCGAGTACGTATCCGGGTTTGGTCGTTTTTCAAGCTCACGGACTGACGTGCTATAAAAAACAGCGCTAAAAGCAATACTCATGACCATAATGATAGCCAAGTACGAAGCGCTCAGCCGAAAAGTAGGGGATTTTATAAACGCACGTAGGTTCATACAGCCTCACTTATCTTATAACCAAAACCGCGAACCGTATGAATGAGAGACTTGTTAAACGGCTTATCTACTTTTGCGCGCAGGTACGTAATAAAAACTTCAAGCGTATTTGGCAAGATATCAGCATCAAAGTCCCATACGTGCTGCATAATCTCTTCTTTGCTACAGGCACGTTCCGGATTTCGCATAAGATACTCCAAAATTGCATATTCCTTCCGAGAAAGGTCTATCGCTTTACCGGCGCGCGTAACTGTACGACTCGCCGTGTCGAGCTCCATATCCGCAATACTAAGCGTATCCTGCAGCGCTTCTTTAGGACGACGCAATAACGCGCGAAGTCGCGCCAATAATACATCAAAAGAAAAAGGTTTACCCAAATAATCATCCGCACCAGCGTCAAGGCCTGTCACGATATCACCATTTTGCGTTTTCGCGGTTAGCATCAAAATAGGGACAGTGACTTTGTTTTCGCGTAGCTCTCGACATACCGCAATGCCGTCCTTTGCAGGCAACATTACATCTAGGACAATCACATCATACGGTTCATAGAGAGCCGTTCGAAAGCCACTTTCGCCGTCATGCTCGACATCAACAGCATAGCCTTCTTGTTCAAGGCCTTCTTTAATAGCGCTGGCAATAGTTACGGAGTCTTCGACAACGAGTATTCGCATAGTGCAAGTATACACCAGTCATCCTTAACGAATCTTTAAGAACGGTTCCGTACTATAGAGGTATGAGAAAGACAATTGCTATACTCGTTATCGTCACTCTTCTTGGTATCGTAGCCGCCTACGAAGTACCTGCTGGTGGCAAAAAAACCACCACATCGGCCACAGCTTCAACCACGACCCAAACGACCCCCTCGACAAGTCAATCTAGCTCATCGAGCACGACCACAACGCCGACAACCACCACGGCAAGTGCTACGTATAAAGACGGTAGCTACACAGGCTCTACTGCCACAAATATGTACGAAGATATCCAGGTTGCTATTACCGTTAGCGGCGGTAAAATCACCAATGTCACTACGCCTGTGGTAAATAGCGACAGCGGCCACTCTGAGCAAATCAATAACTACGCAATCCCACAACTTAATCAGCAAGTTATCTCTAACCAAAATGCCCAAATTGACGGCGTTTCCGGAGCATCTTACACCACACAGTCCTACACGCAATCACTCCAGGCTGCTCTCGATCAAGCAAAGGCGTAACATGCGACGAGTTGACCACATTATGGGAATTCCCATAATCATTGATACACCCGACACTACTGACGCGTCTCTTTTTGAGGCTATTTTTACACGACTACGTGAAATAGATCAGGTTTTTAGTACCTACAAATCCGAGAGCGAAGTTAGTAAATATAGAAGGGGAGAACTGCACGACGAACAATTGAGCAGTGAGGTAAGATACATTAAGCAAGCTTGTAAGGACTTTGAAAATAAAACAGCTGGATATTTTTCCGCCTACTACGACGGTAGCTTCGATCCGACGGGTTACGTAAAAGGCTGGTCAATCCGTGAAGCAGGTAATGTCCTCGAACAGCACGGCGTTCATACGTATTTAATTAATGCAGCTGGAGATATTCTAGCTGCCAGCACAGGTGAGAAAACTTGGAATATCACCCTGCAAGATCCTTTTAATCGTCAGGCATCACTTGGTACAATCGGTCTTAAGAACGGTGTCATCGCAACGTCGGGTACGTATGAGCGCGGTAATCACATTCTTAATCCACACACAAAACAACCTACAAATTCTATCATCAGTGCAACAGTGTACGGTAAGGATATTGTCACCGCCGATGTGTTTGCGACTACCTGCGTGGCTATGGAAGCCGATAAAGCGATCGATTTTATAAACCACCGAGAAGGTTACGAGGCACTTTTGATTGATGTGCACGGATTGGTTTTAGCAAGCCAAAACTTTTCTAATACCTAGTAGGCAAACCGCTCGGTAACAATGTTTTCAGAGGATACCCCAAGTTGTTTGAGGTTTTTAACCAACGCTTTTGACATACCGTCAGGACCACAAATATAAATGGTCGTATCTTCATACGCCACGCGACTCAAAGCATCATAAGTGATTCGCTGGCCGACACTATCAACAAAAAAATTGATCTTAAGGCCGTACGCTTGTAGTTGACGCAGCTCATCGCTAAATGCAACATCCTCCGGTGTGCGAACAGCATATAAAAGCAAAACATTCTTACCATCATGAAGCAGCTGACGAATGTTAGAGAGGAACGGCGTAATGCCAATTCCGCCTGCGATAAGTACAGTGTTGGATGTTTCAGCAGCGCGATCGGCAGTAAAGTTACCACGGGGTCCGTCCACTATAACGTACGAGCCAACCTTAAGTTTCATCAGACGCTCTCTATAATCTAGGCTTGCTTTGATAGTAAACCGCAGCACCTCCATACCGGGAGAAGATGAAAAAGAGAAGGGATGGGCTTCATACCATAGACTTGGTGTCATAAAGCGCCACGTAGCGTACTGACCGGCCTCGTAGTCAAACTCACGTAGGTTTTTACCTGTTAGTACGACCGAATACGTATTGGTAGCCGTTTTCTCAATCGACAGTACTTTGAAGCGATGTCGTACGAACAAGACAAATTGACGAACAACTCGATACCACGCCCATACAACAAAGGCTAAAATATACAGCATGTACCAATAAGATGCAAACCAAAAGTTGGCAATAAAATCGCCACCTAATTTAATTTGATGCAGGAAGGTGAGGTAGATACCAAAATAAATAGTCAGGTGCACAAGATACCAAATCTCATACCGCATTTTAGTGCGAATCATATGAATAGAAATCGCACCCACCCCAAAGAATATAATCGTGCCTAAAGTGGCCCACAGCACATCTTCATATTGGCTGCTGCTAAAAGCTAAAAACTGCGACCACCACGAGATATGTGCCGTCTCAGCATAGCCTATAAGTTGATAGGCGAAATGTCCTGAAATGGAGACGAGTAATGTATAGCCATTTAGACGATGGAGATCTGAAATCTCCTGAAGATCGAAGGCACGCTCAATGAATGGTACGCGGCTCATCAGAATAATCTCTACTACCACGCTCCAACCAGCCAGCAAACCGAAAAGACGTCCGATAGCCATAACCCGGTCATTTGCGCTAAGAATTGATGTCATACTGCCGAACCACCAGCCTAAAAAGAGGATAAAAAGACTAGCAATCACCGCTACATAAAAGCCGGTTCGCATGGACTGACGATAGGTTGTTGCTGGTTGCATTGCCTTTAGTATGTCAGACACAGCTTAAGATTTTGCTAAAAGATCTCTCTAGTGAGTAAGCAACGGCAGACACATTGGATAATTCAATGGCCGACAGAAGGCAAACCCTTAATGCTTCAGAACATGACAATGCCCCGCTCTCCGCGACAGGCTTCTACCGAGTCCGGAACCTTAGGTTACAGGCGGGAGCATTGTCTTGGTGTTGCGGGGCGTAGGGTGAAGCTACTAGCGAACGGCGGTCGCCGGAAGGGCATAGAGACTATGTGTAACGTAGGCTCCAGAGCGGTACTGACCATAGAAATGGTCGTACTCGCTCTTGCTATCCACGAGGACCATGATCGATTCGAGTATACCCGTGAGCAGCATGTAGAGATGCTCGCCGGGCTGCACCTGAGGTCGATAGTCCTCGAACTCGTTCGTCAGCAGCGGCTGAAGCTGGCGACCGACGGTACCGTTCTTCACTCCATCGATGTTAGCGAAATACTTCACAGCCATTTCATTCTCCATTCAATCAGATTGACTTGTGCCAGCGGGTTGCGGAACAGGAGGCCGAAAAACTTTTTTAGTTAATCGCAAAAAACTACCTTTGTCAATGTGTCTAGGCGAGTAAATACTCCTCTCGAGTTTATTTTATTTATTAGATCACATAAGTTCAATGAGTCCATAGCTAGATAGGGACTCATTGAAAAGTCTTTACTTGCTATGAGTGGATAGCCGCCCCATTCGTTCATTGACGAAGCATAAGCACCATAGTACAGTAAAAATAACAATGAAAAGAAATACAGACGGTTTTACGCTTATTGAACTTGCAATTGTTGTTGTTATCATTGCTATTTTGTCGGCAATTACTATTTTTACGTACACAAAAGTTCAAGTTAACCAGCGAGATTCCGCACGTGACTCGCGCGCTAATGTCATATCAGGGGCACTAGAGAAATACTACGCAAAACACGGTGAATACCCGAGCTGCGCCAATATGACTCAAAGCGGAAGTCAGGTGAGTACCTTACTGAGCCTTGACCAGTCTATCCTCGTTACGCCTACCGCTCCAAGTAGCACAACCAATTCCATCACCACCTGCGCAGATCTGACGGCCGGTATCGGTGGATCTGACGTATTTGCCTACGCAGGAGGTGATGGAAGCACTGCCTGTTCCACAGGTAGTGCATGTGCAACCTATAAACTCGAGTACCGTCAGGAGAGCACTGGCAGTATTATTACGGTAAGTGGTCAACATGCCGCAGCGGCCACACCGGTAAGCGCACCATCCGCTCCTGTTATGACCGCAGGGATGTCAGGCAACAACGCCGTAGGAACAACAGGTACTGTCACTTGCGCTGTTGGAACGCCACAATATCAGATCCAATACTATTCATCGAACACAGGTTCACCAGGTACGTGGTCAAGTTGGAGCGCATGGTCACCAACTCAGTTGACATACACCGTAGCAGCAAGTCAAGGCTACCAATACGGCTTCGAGGCCCAGGCAGAGTGTTATGACGGAACCAACACGAGTGCCAGCTCTCCAATTAGCAATACCGCGACAACGGTGCGATCGATCTCAACGCCTGTAGCACCAACATACCTAAGTCCAGCAACATTTAGCTCAAATGTTAATGCAACAGTTAACTACTCTTCTTCTTGTCCGTCTGGTACGTCTCTTCTCAATGGCACATTCCGAACTCAAGCCTGGACTGGTGGACAATTCGGACCACACCCATTCGGCTTCCTTGACTCATGGCAGAACGTCGACACTGTCAACCATAACGTCTCATATTGGGGTAAGTACCAATGCACAACCCCATACACAACCTCAGCCTATTCTCCTGAATCATATAATTCTATCTTGGTTTATCACCAATAAGGCCTTAGCGATGAATAACGATCACCAAAAACGAACTCAGCTAGCCCGAAGAATTATCCTCATTGTAGTGAGCGCTATTGCCGTCATTGCAATTGGACTTGGAGTTGCACTCTTACTAAAAAATATTAAAAACTTGAACGGAAACACTTCACAAAATATCAATAATTCACAATCGACCACCCAAAATGCCCAAACCGCCGCATCTGTTGTTAGTTCGTATATGGCACCAGATGCCATTCGCACGCTCACTTCCAGCTACCGAGCTCAACAGGATACCGCCTCTACATCTAACGTTGACTATCAGGCGGATGGACAATCCTTTGCCGTTAATATAACGACGAGCCACTACGCGCTCTTTACGCCCACATCCAAGGCTGGTGCCACCGACCCGCAAGACATCCTTGCGCAATCAACGACATTCATGCAAGACCACGGGTACCAAAAGGTAGACATTGCCGGAGCAACCACTGGCCCAACTCAGCCCACTGTCACAACCTACACAGACCTCGGCGCAACATGTCAACTTACGAGTGCACCTATGAGCACGCCACCTTTCTATATCCTAGCTTGCGCAGACAAAACAGATATTGATAAAGAGTATGCAACTATAAACAAGCTTCTCGATCTCTACAAGAAGGTTCACCAGGTTGACGCATTTACAAAAGCTATCTCTAGCACTATTACTTCTGGTAATAAATCAATGACGACCATTGCGCTCATCAACACGCACACACATCCCGTTCTCTTATTCGCGTCAATAGATGGAAACTGGGAATACGTCGGTAACGTTGGAGATGGGACTAACGCAACATCAAATGGTAAGTATTCACTAACACCAGATGTCCAAGCAGCCATCACAAATCCAAAATATGGCGATTTCTTAACACACAACCTCCAATAAAAATACCCCTGGAAGTGCTATCGCGCTAGTTAATTCCATGCTCACCTACGTCAGATGAGCGAGAACCCGCTTACTCTACTTCCGATATGTGATGGAAGCTGATAATTTCTAAATGAAGAGTCCGGATACTCTACGCGCCAACAAGGCGCGTAGAGTATCCGGTGAACTTCAACCTTACTGGATACTCACATCCGACACCTTCACGAAGCCCTGACGGCCTCCGAGAGAGATTTCGATGTACTTCGTTGCTCCCGTGAAGTCCGTGTGGTCATACGGGAAAGACGAGTCACTCGCCCAGGCGTAGAAGTGGTCGGTCGGAACGTTGGAATCGATCACCGGATACCGCTGTCCCGCACTGATCGCATAGGGTAGTGCTACCTGCGCGGGAATGTACCACGACGCAGGCGGGACAGCAATCAAGCTTGCCGGATACTCCGACCTTTCGGGAATCGGCCGTCCGTAGACGGGGATGCTCGTTAGGCCAGGCTTCGGCGTCACTGTCTGACCCATTGCCGGGAATGCGGCCGGCGCGTTCCACGGGCTGTAGAACCAGCCCGATTGGCCGTTTTCCCAGACGTGATACCACACGCCGCGACCATCGAGCTTGGGAGGCTCGATGGTCGCGAACGTCTGCCCGTAGAACAGGCGCGCAGCGTTGTTCGCGATCTCGGTACTACCCTGTCCAAGGACGGGGTCGGAGACGAGCGGCGCGTTGACATCGGGTGATGTGTGTAGGTAGACGAAGTTCGTCGGTTGCAGTCCTTGCGGAACGCACGACGAACTGCCGGCTGTGCAGCCGGTGACGACCTGCTTGCTGAACGGCCAAACCGGTGCGACTGTGACCATACCGCTGGCGAAGTCACTGTGCGGCAAGACCGGTGCACCGATCAGAGCCATGTAGAGCTGCCAGTTCCAGAACGGCCCGGGATCGACGTGTTGAGCGATGATGCTCACTGCGCTTGTGCCCGGAACGTTGTCATGACCGATGATGTGGCCACGGTCACGCGGAATGTTGTACTTGGCGGTCAGATACTTGACGAGCTGTGCGCTCGCCCAGTACATGGCGGGCGTGTACGAACTACTGTCGGCAGCAAAGCCAACATGCTCGATGCCGATGCTATGCATGTTGTACCACCAGTTACCACTGTGCCAGGTCATGTCCTTGTTCGGCACCATCTGATAGACAGTGCCGTCCTTATCCACGATGTACTGGACACTCACGTACGCGGTTGAATCCTGGAAGTGGGCGATTGCCGACTGCAGGGACCCTTCCGTGTCGTGAATGACGATCGAATTGATCGCCATGGTGGTCGGACGGTTGGCGAGATCGTAGTTACCGTAGTCGGTAACGTCGCCGTTGTTGTCGTTGTACGCCGCCGGAACGACGACGCAGCGCACCGTCGACGGGCACTCCGCACTCCACGTTGCCGCGGTGCGCGGTTGCGCTGCCGCTGCAGGCATGGTGATGAGCCCGAGACCCATGAGGGTCGCGATGAACATCGCTGCGACTTTTCGTCGCATGTCGACCACTTCCTTCTTTTCTGTTAAGTGCAGACGGTTGGGCGTCCGTCGGGTTGAAGCCCACATAAAGTATACGATACTGGACTAACAAAAGTTACAAATAAATTCGTAATCACTCACCGTCATTGCAACCAAAAAGATAGCATCCCAGGCTATCTTATCGGTTGTTTTTAAAAGTAACAACTTATGGTTAAAAAACAGAAAGCAAAACAAGAACTAGCTTATCGGCCGTATGAGCTAGAGCCGTATCCGCTACGACCACCTTCAGACTGACTGTTGCTAAGCCGAAAAATGGTGTTAAGAAGACCCGTAACACCGATAACAGCGAGGAGGACACCACCACCGTACTTTAGAAATTCTTTTCGGTCCATTTCTTTGCTCATAAGTTGAGCGACTTGATTATTCTTTATCATATCTTTTTGCTTTTTTATAACCTTCTATATCTATTAAAACAAAGCTAAAACGCTTATGCAAGGGTTTAATCAACAATTTGACGTGATACGAATGTAGTAGCACGCTGTGGCGGTGTTAAGCGAGACCGGGACGAAGGAACACTCGCTCTCATGTCAGTAATAAGTCTGCGTTCTGCACGTTGCATCGACTGAAATCCAGCATGAGATGGCTTAGCACCAACATTAGATTGCGCTAGACGTTGTTGAGAAGCGCCTACGGGCATAGATCGGCGTACAGGTCGCATTCCATCCACCGTCCGACGCATAGGCGCGGGAACGGGCGTTATGGCCGCTACAGGCATAGCAACGGGCTGCCTCTTAACCTCAGGAGGATGAATAACTTGTTTTGGCTGAGATGCGGTTCTTCTAACTTTCGCTTCTTGTCTTGCAAGTTTACGTGTCTGTTTAGCACGAAATGCATGTTGGATAAGTACCACCACAATTGAAACGTTATACAGAATAATGATTGGGCTTGCGATAAGTGTTTGTATCGTTAAATCATTGGCAAACGGCACAACTATGGCAACGAAGATGCTACCGAGTACGATGTACTTTTCAAATTTAAGCATTTTTTTAGGAGGAATGGGAGTGATATGATCAGCCAGACTCATAAGAAGCGGCAACTGAAAAATAAGTACGAAGGTAATGATAACGCTCACTACAAAACGCAAATATTCATCGGCAGAGATGATTGCTTCAAGTCCATTAATCTGAAAACCGCTAAAGAACTTGAGAGCTAGCGGAATAATCAATAAAAAGCCGAACGCTGCTCCGGCCACCACCAAGATAAGTGAGGTAATCGTTGTTGCGTATATGCGTCGTCGCGATAAACGCTGCGACAAAGCAGGCTGTATAAACATAATACTGTTATAAACAGCAACAGGCAGGGAAAGGACAATCCCCACCATAAGACAAATTTGAAGGATGAAAGTAAAACTGCCGGCGGGCGACATATAGTGAAGAGGACCGCTAAGAGGCGCCTTGATAAACTCGAACAGTGGTTCGTAGAAAAAGTAGCCCACAACCATTCCAACAATTAGAACAGCAACCACGGAAAGGAGCCGCAGTTGAATCTCTCTAATATGATGAACCATCATCGTGGGCTGCTGACGTGCTGTCGTTTGTGCTTGCCCCCTCATGAAGAAAATACTACGCTTTTAGTTACTTTTCTTCAGCTGCATCTTTTTTAGATGCGACTGTGTCTTCGCTACTATTTAGACCACGCTTTAGTTCGCGCACTGATTCACCGACGCCACGAGCGAGTTCTGGAAGCTTTTTAGCCCCAAATAAAATCAAAATAATCGCTAATAGTATTAAGAGTCCCTCTACCTTACCCATTTTTGTCCTTCCAATTCTTTTCGAATTTGTTACACTTTAAATATAAGCAATATTATCCATAAATACAAGCGGTAGTAACAATGCAAATATATAAGATCAAACAATTTATACAAAAATGGCAACGATTCGCACTGGCTGCGGCTGCTTGCGGCGTAATTATTGGCGCTACAGTGCCCGCGGCAAATAGCTATGCTGCAGCGACCTACTCGTGTGGATCTTACGGGGCAGGGAACTACTCAACCTCTAACTGTACTTCTGCTGCCGTCGGCGCACCAAATACAGGTTTCGCAAAGTTACTAGAGCCAACCAATGTTATGGCAATTATTGCATCTCTCGCGCTTCTTGGCATTGGTATCGGTATTATCGTCAAAGCACGTCGAAAATCACGCGCTTAATTACGCCGCGTTAAGATCATCCATCGCGATTGTTCGTGTCGTAATAACCGCATAGGTAATTATTTCGCCATCAGCCTGCTTTTGACCCCAGTTGTGGTTTGTATACGCGTCTACCATTAAAAGCCCGCGACCGTGTTCAGCCTCATCATTCGGCTCGTCGGCCGCTAACTCTCCTCGATGAATAGTCCCGGGTGTTTCGACAGGGGCTGACTCCACTGCAGGATTCACCGCAATCGTATAAACAGTTTCAGGCCTTGCCGAGCGGCGTTTCTTTTTCTTGACACTAGGCAAGCGTACTATGTCTAGCTCAGTAAGCATGCCACCGTATTTAATAGCATTTGCCGCAATTTCAGATATAATCGTCGCTGCTACATAGGCCAACATCTCATCTGTCCGCATGCTCGCTAGCGCGGCCTCGGCTAGTTTGCGAGCATCACGTGCAAGCTGTTCAGGTTCAATCGAACCCTGTAACTCTGCTATTTTTAGCCCCTTAATACGAATGTCTTTCCCAGAAATTATGTCCATTACAAGGGGACGGGAATGCGAAGGATTATGTTCGGTACTCATATAACGAAACTTTCTTTCTAAAAAGACGAATATAACGTCTCATTTACTATAATTAAGCGTACCTGTACCAAAAATGCAAGTAGCGCTACAATATGCTTATGAATAAAGAAAAAAGCCTTGCCACCGCCCGCATCACTCTTGGTGTAATTACCGTTATCGCAGTATGTACGCAGCTTATAAGCAGTATCCACTATGGTCGTGACATTGGTAACTTCTTTAGTTTCTTCACAATAGAAAGTAATATCTTAGCAGCCTGTCTGCTTATCGCAATGGGTGTGTACGCGCTCATGAAGCGTGAAGATAAAAATATCGCCTACATACGAGGTGCCATTACTCTTTACATGACAATGACCGGCATCATTTATATGATGTTCTTATCTGGCAACGAGGTAGCACTTCAGACGACCATCCCAGTTGTTAACTTTGTCTTACACTACCTTATTCCTGTGGT
It contains:
- the tatC gene encoding twin-arginine translocase subunit TatC, with product MRGQAQTTARQQPTMMVHHIREIQLRLLSVVAVLIVGMVVGYFFYEPLFEFIKAPLSGPLHYMSPAGSFTFILQICLMVGIVLSLPVAVYNSIMFIQPALSQRLSRRRIYATTITSLILVVAGAAFGFLLIIPLALKFFSGFQINGLEAIISADEYLRFVVSVIITFVLIFQLPLLMSLADHITPIPPKKMLKFEKYIVLGSIFVAIVVPFANDLTIQTLIASPIIILYNVSIVVVLIQHAFRAKQTRKLARQEAKVRRTASQPKQVIHPPEVKRQPVAMPVAAITPVPAPMRRTVDGMRPVRRSMPVGASQQRLAQSNVGAKPSHAGFQSMQRAERRLITDMRASVPSSRSRLTPPQRATTFVSRQIVD
- the tatA gene encoding twin-arginine translocase TatA/TatE family subunit — encoded protein: MGKVEGLLILLAIILILFGAKKLPELARGVGESVRELKRGLNSSEDTVASKKDAAEEK
- a CDS encoding Pr6Pr family membrane protein, giving the protein MNKEKSLATARITLGVITVIAVCTQLISSIHYGRDIGNFFSFFTIESNILAACLLIAMGVYALMKREDKNIAYIRGAITLYMTMTGIIYMMFLSGNEVALQTTIPVVNFVLHYLIPVVILLDWLIFPPKTPVTFQKSLAWVAFPALYLVYSLVRGAITAWYPYPFINPITNGWPNVIGMSLSIAVGTIGLIGLLTLRTKKRRHSRTL